The DNA sequence ttGAGACAGGTTTTGCAGAAGCCAGAGACATCGGGAAGATTAATTAaggactaaatattgtttagtgcTTGAGCTTTtcaccataaaacacttcagtccatgaccttctaatttcacacatttagtccctgtacttcaaaatttcagaccaataggtcattgccgtctaaaagtagtggcgaaatgtctattatgcccttagttctttttttttaaataaatttattcctttctctcttttttatttattctttttttatattttatttattcttttttttcaaacagaaagaaagaaagggaaaaaaaatagaaaaaaataaacaaaaagaaagaaaggggaaaaaattcattttctaaaaaaaaaataataattaattaattgaaaaaaaaaactgagggcataatagacatttcgctgcgacttttagacggcaatgacctattggtctgaaattttgaagtacagggactaaacgtgtgaaattagaaggtcaggaactaaagtgttttatggttaaaagcttaaggactaaacaatatttagtccaTTAATTAAATGAGCCATCGAGTTGGGGGAATTCGACATCAAGTACCAACCCCGGACAGCTATTAAGGGCCAAGCAGCGGCAGATTTTATTTCTGAATTGATTCCCTCTCATGATCCACCACCGGGATCACCTGAACCGCCAGCCCCGAACCCACCCCCACCAAGCACTTGGCGATTGTATGTTGATGGCGCATCTAACAAAAAGACAAGTGGCGCCGGTATCTTGCTAATCAGCCCGGACGATCAAGTCTACGAGTACGCCCTCAAGTTTGCCTTCAAGGCATCCAACAATGTCGCAGAATACGAGGCACTCATAGTAAGTCTACAAATCGCCCGAGAACTAGGCGTCTAGCACCTTCATATCTTTAGTGATTCCCAATTAGTTGTGAACCAGGTCAATGGTAACTTTGAAGCAAAAGAGCCCCACATGTCCTTTTACCAGGCCTTAGCCCGGGCACTAGTTCAAAGATTTGCCTTGTACATCATCACTCAAATACCCAGAGCAAAAAATGACAAAGCAGACGGCCTTGCTAAGATTGCAGCAACTTCTCCAAGTCCTACTTACGGGGCTACCAAGGTCAAAATACTAGAAAGGCCGAGCACTTCTAAAACGGTGTCAGAAGTATTCACAGTGGACCACACTGCCTCCTAGATGGATCcaattttgaagtacatggtTGACGGTCTGGCCCCGGACGATAAGGTTAAGGCCTGGCGACTCCAATTAAGGTCAGCTCAATACATGATCATGAATGCAAAGTTATACAGGAGAAGTCATTGCTTCCCCAACCTCAAGTGTGTGACACTAGAGGACGGccacaaaataatgaaggacatACACGCTGGTGTATGCGGTAACCATGCAGGGTCCCGGTCTCTTGCACACAAGACCTTGAGGGCAGGATACTTCTGGCCAACCATATCGGCCCTAGCCCAAACAATATCGAGTtcttgccacaagtgccaaatgTATGCAAACATTCTAAGGGCACCGCCCATTACTCTCTCCATACTCCTTGCACCTTTGCCATTCTACCAATAGGGCCTGGACCTGATCAGTAAGCTTCCCACAGTAGTGGGACAATTCGAATACGCCATTGTAGCTGTtgactaccaaacaaagtgggtagaAGCAAAACCTCTTGTCGCTATCACCACGGAGAAAGTGAAAAACTTCCTGTGGAAAAACATTTACTGCAGGTTTGGAGTCCCGGACACCATAGTTACGGACAATGGCACCCAGTTTGACAATGATGAACTAAGGGCTTACACTGAGAACCTAGGCACCAGAATCCTCTATGCATCCCtggctcacccccagaccaacggtcaagTCGAGGCcatcaacaagataatcaagaagataCTGAAGAAGAAGCTCGATGAAGCCAAGGGTCTTTAGGCTTCTAAGCTCCCGGAGGTGATGTGGGCTATCAAGACCACGGCGACTAAGGCTACTGGAGAGACccctttctgcatggcttttGGGTCTGAGGCGGTTCTCCCCATTGAAACTCAAATCCAGAGTCCCAGGATCGAATACTTCAACGCAGGTACCAACACAGAGGGCCTACAGCTCGATGCTGATTTGCTCGAGGAACGAAGGGATGTGGCGCACTTGCATAATCTCACAAACAAGAAGAGAATAGCTCGTTACTACGATGCCAAGGTACAGTCCCTGACACTGAAgttgggggactgggtcatgaaacAGGTTTACCCAGAGCCCGGGGGATTGGATCCATCCTGGACAGGCCCTTACGAGATCATCGAGGAAGTAGGCCCTGCGACCTTTTACATCCGGGACATCGATGGAGTCGTTTCACGACATCCATGGAATGCACAGCGCCTCCGGTACTATTACAG is a window from the Rosa chinensis cultivar Old Blush chromosome 2, RchiOBHm-V2, whole genome shotgun sequence genome containing:
- the LOC112184110 gene encoding uncharacterized protein LOC112184110, encoding MDPILKYMVDGLAPDDKVKAWRLQLRSAQYMIMNAKLYRRSHCFPNLKCVTLEDGHKIMKDIHAGVCGNHAGSRSLAHKTLRAGYFWPTISALAQTISSSCHKCQMFGVPDTIVTDNGTQFDNDELRAYTENLGTRILYASLAHPQTNGQVEAINKIIKKILKKKLDEAKGL